The following proteins are encoded in a genomic region of Amycolatopsis sulphurea:
- the ftsH gene encoding ATP-dependent zinc metalloprotease FtsH: MNRKSVLRNPLLWIVAGLLALFAYNTIFDSDRGYTQAPISVANQQIAQGHVKEANLEDKEQQLKLLLTQKIDVEGTQTDQIIAQYPADATSSIYTSLNDAKFDGQPIKFTTKVTQQSLFTQILIFAIPLALVLGLLMWMMNNAQGGGNRVLNFGKSKAKQLNKDMPKTTFGDVAGADEAVEELYEIKDFLQNPARYQALGAKIPKGVLLYGPPGTGKTLLARAVAGEAGVPFYTISGSDFVEMFVGVGASRVRDLFEQAKQNAPCIIFVDEIDAVGRQRGAGLGGGHDEREQTLNQLLVEMDGFDARGGIILIAATNRPDILDPALLRPGRFDRQIPVSAPDLLGRKAILEVHAKGKPIAQGTDLTGLAKRTVGMSGADLANVLNEAALLTARENGHVITDTALEESVDRVVGGPARKSRIISEKEKKITAYHEGGHALAAWAMPDIEPVYKLTILPRGRTGGHALLVPEDDKQLMTRSEMIGRLVFAMGGRTAEELVFHEPTTGASSDIEQATKIARAMVTEYGMSARLGAVKYGQEQGDPFLGRSAGRQADYSLEVAHEIDEEVRKLIETAHTEAWHVLNTYRDVLDNLVVELLDKETLQRKDLERIFATVEKRPHITVFNEFGERTPSDKPPVKTPGELAMERGEPWPPPEKEKPVLQPAPTPVATAPGAGDLPGGPPYPAPDPNANPYAPPANGGRPNGGSNGSGRWPQPYGGQQPGGPPGGYHPGGPGGAQSGPPNYGAPPGWTPATSPGGQQPWRPAEDRPREPGWFADGANGQQPDEGQQRRDGDGTDKQ; this comes from the coding sequence ATGAACCGGAAGAGCGTGCTCAGGAACCCACTGCTGTGGATCGTCGCGGGGTTGCTGGCGTTGTTCGCGTACAACACGATCTTCGACAGCGATCGTGGCTACACGCAGGCTCCCATCTCGGTGGCGAACCAGCAGATCGCCCAGGGTCACGTCAAGGAAGCCAACCTCGAGGACAAGGAGCAGCAGCTCAAGCTGCTGCTCACGCAGAAGATCGACGTCGAGGGCACCCAGACCGACCAGATCATCGCGCAGTACCCGGCGGACGCCACCAGCTCCATCTACACCTCGCTCAACGATGCGAAGTTCGACGGCCAGCCGATCAAGTTCACCACCAAGGTGACCCAGCAGTCGCTGTTCACCCAGATCCTCATCTTCGCCATTCCGCTGGCGCTGGTGCTGGGCCTGCTGATGTGGATGATGAACAACGCCCAGGGCGGCGGCAACCGGGTCCTCAACTTCGGCAAGTCCAAGGCCAAGCAGCTGAACAAGGACATGCCGAAGACCACCTTCGGGGATGTCGCGGGCGCCGACGAGGCGGTCGAAGAGCTGTACGAGATCAAGGACTTCCTGCAGAATCCGGCGCGCTATCAGGCGCTCGGCGCGAAGATCCCGAAGGGCGTATTGCTCTACGGGCCGCCGGGTACCGGTAAGACGCTGCTCGCGCGAGCCGTCGCCGGTGAGGCGGGGGTGCCGTTCTACACGATCTCCGGTTCCGACTTCGTCGAGATGTTCGTGGGTGTCGGCGCTTCCCGGGTGCGCGACCTGTTCGAGCAGGCCAAGCAGAACGCGCCGTGCATCATCTTCGTGGACGAGATCGACGCGGTCGGCCGCCAGCGCGGCGCCGGCCTCGGCGGCGGCCACGACGAGCGCGAGCAGACGCTGAACCAGCTGCTGGTCGAGATGGACGGCTTCGACGCGCGCGGCGGCATCATCCTGATCGCGGCCACCAACCGGCCGGACATCCTGGACCCGGCGCTGCTGCGCCCCGGCCGGTTCGACCGGCAGATCCCGGTCTCCGCGCCGGATCTGCTCGGCCGCAAGGCGATCCTCGAGGTACATGCGAAGGGCAAGCCGATCGCGCAGGGCACCGATCTGACCGGGCTGGCCAAGCGCACCGTGGGCATGTCCGGTGCGGACCTGGCCAACGTGCTGAACGAGGCCGCGCTGCTCACCGCCCGCGAGAACGGGCACGTGATCACCGACACCGCGCTCGAGGAATCGGTCGACCGGGTGGTCGGCGGTCCGGCGCGCAAGAGCCGGATCATCTCCGAGAAGGAGAAGAAGATCACCGCCTACCACGAGGGCGGGCACGCGCTCGCCGCGTGGGCGATGCCGGACATCGAGCCGGTGTACAAGCTGACCATCCTGCCGCGTGGCCGCACCGGCGGGCATGCCCTGCTGGTCCCCGAGGACGACAAGCAGCTGATGACCCGGTCGGAGATGATCGGCAGGCTGGTGTTCGCGATGGGTGGCCGCACCGCCGAGGAGCTGGTGTTCCACGAGCCGACCACCGGTGCGTCCTCGGACATCGAGCAGGCCACGAAGATCGCCCGCGCGATGGTCACCGAGTACGGCATGAGCGCGCGGCTCGGCGCGGTCAAGTACGGCCAAGAGCAGGGTGACCCGTTCCTCGGCCGGTCCGCCGGACGGCAGGCCGACTACTCGCTCGAGGTGGCGCACGAGATCGACGAGGAGGTGCGCAAACTCATCGAGACCGCGCACACCGAGGCGTGGCATGTGCTCAACACCTACCGCGACGTGCTGGACAACCTGGTCGTCGAGCTGCTGGACAAGGAAACCTTGCAGCGCAAGGACCTGGAGCGGATCTTCGCGACCGTCGAGAAGCGCCCGCACATCACCGTGTTCAACGAGTTCGGTGAGCGCACCCCGTCGGACAAGCCGCCGGTGAAGACCCCGGGCGAGCTGGCGATGGAGCGCGGGGAGCCGTGGCCCCCGCCGGAGAAGGAGAAGCCGGTGCTCCAGCCGGCCCCGACCCCGGTCGCCACCGCGCCCGGTGCCGGTGACCTGCCCGGTGGCCCGCCGTACCCGGCCCCGGACCCGAACGCCAACCCGTACGCCCCGCCGGCCAACGGCGGCCGGCCGAACGGCGGGTCGAACGGTTCCGGCCGCTGGCCCCAGCCCTACGGCGGTCAGCAGCCGGGCGGCCCGCCCGGTGGCTACCACCCGGGTGGCCCGGGTGGCGCGCAGAGCGGCCCGCCGAACTACGGGGCGCCCCCCGGCTGGACCCCGGCGACGTCGCCGGGTGGTCAGCAGCCGTGGCGTCCGGCCGAGGACCGTCCGCGTGAGCCGGGCTGGTTCGCCGACGGCGCGAACGGCCAGCAGCCGGACGAGGGGCAGCAGCGGCGTGACGGCGACGGAACCGACAAGCAATAA
- a CDS encoding DUF6779 domain-containing protein, whose product MTGVGDDSRGRRWGGPWLIVGLLLAVGATLAMVLSDDLRFLRLGIVAALWAALIGAFLAVRYRKHAAHSEDAVSEAQAVYELELEREIAARREYELEIEAETREAAQSQSRDELEALRAEVSALRESLQSLLGGEVLLERVALTAQATRMRALNDEQRLVTTGAESGNGSKKPAQLLAPQRPVSETPERQTELMDRVLDPAGAQRRRPQPPANPVGGHPVAHRTEQLTRRQPDESVGSGEPGPESAAARAVKEAERRAEAARRTAESQPTRMVAPVAKPEPAAEPPAAEPARQAPRLGVSPGPRRRPEPSEQHAEAGERTEISAPARRPEPLAEPAGRRPAPGPRGDAEADLFDGRRTVALRAEGESEPPGRRPAPGRWTEPEPIEARPAPGQWAEDELAAEPTGRPSPGQWTGHDQEPAEPNSSRARWAGAEQQPTGRRAATGRQPVGEQANGQSAAPRPEGDRGPRWVDEQDERAQAAPRRESEQAPAGGGRQAPTGQWATDERAQAGPGRAAAGRWAGTPAAAVQSAPAASWSDDESADRRAAAARRAEDEPDSAADGRRARWAGAAVRREASRRGAVAEQPATAQPGGAESPAEPAVSWKPVQDNASEPSTADSADRVPSRLQQLSQPDASPVSPLAAETPTGRHGAPADDEPANSTLPEAVRSNASSGAGGRRRRAEDEPAAASGGRRRRPEGEPPGWQSQRHAEAAGRRAAPESAHSQHSAPETDEPASGRRAAPRAETGSHASGRSVTELLAANGKAESTPRRRRRAED is encoded by the coding sequence ATGACTGGCGTGGGTGACGACTCGCGCGGCCGCCGTTGGGGCGGGCCGTGGCTGATCGTCGGATTGCTCCTCGCCGTCGGAGCCACGCTCGCTATGGTGCTCAGCGACGACCTCCGGTTCCTCCGGCTGGGTATCGTCGCCGCGCTCTGGGCCGCGCTGATCGGCGCGTTCCTCGCCGTGCGGTACCGCAAGCACGCCGCACACAGCGAGGACGCGGTCTCCGAGGCGCAGGCGGTGTACGAACTCGAGCTGGAACGCGAGATCGCGGCCCGGCGGGAGTACGAGCTGGAGATCGAGGCCGAGACGCGCGAAGCCGCGCAGTCGCAGTCTCGTGACGAGCTGGAGGCACTGCGGGCCGAGGTGTCCGCGCTGCGCGAGAGCCTGCAGTCCCTGCTCGGTGGTGAGGTGCTGCTCGAACGCGTGGCGCTCACCGCGCAGGCGACCCGGATGCGCGCGCTGAACGACGAGCAGCGCCTGGTCACCACCGGCGCGGAGAGCGGCAACGGCAGCAAGAAGCCCGCCCAGCTGCTGGCCCCGCAACGGCCGGTGAGCGAGACGCCCGAACGGCAGACCGAGCTGATGGACCGGGTGCTGGACCCGGCCGGCGCGCAACGGCGCCGGCCGCAGCCCCCCGCGAATCCGGTGGGCGGTCATCCGGTCGCGCACCGGACCGAGCAGCTCACCCGCCGGCAGCCCGACGAGTCGGTCGGCAGCGGCGAGCCCGGTCCCGAATCAGCTGCCGCGCGCGCGGTGAAGGAGGCCGAGCGTCGCGCCGAAGCCGCCCGCCGCACCGCCGAATCCCAGCCGACGCGCATGGTCGCCCCGGTGGCCAAGCCGGAACCGGCCGCGGAGCCGCCCGCCGCCGAGCCGGCCCGGCAGGCCCCGCGCCTCGGCGTCAGCCCAGGTCCGCGCCGTCGTCCGGAGCCGTCCGAGCAGCACGCGGAAGCCGGGGAACGGACTGAGATCTCGGCCCCTGCCCGTCGCCCGGAGCCACTGGCGGAGCCGGCTGGCCGCCGCCCTGCGCCGGGTCCTCGCGGTGACGCGGAAGCAGATCTGTTCGACGGCCGCCGGACGGTCGCACTGCGGGCCGAGGGCGAATCCGAGCCGCCCGGCCGCCGCCCGGCACCGGGTCGCTGGACCGAGCCGGAACCGATCGAAGCCCGTCCGGCCCCCGGTCAGTGGGCCGAGGACGAACTGGCCGCCGAGCCCACCGGCCGTCCCTCCCCGGGCCAGTGGACCGGGCACGACCAGGAACCGGCCGAGCCGAACAGCAGCCGTGCCCGCTGGGCCGGCGCCGAACAGCAGCCGACCGGCCGTCGCGCGGCCACCGGCAGGCAGCCCGTCGGCGAGCAGGCGAACGGTCAGTCGGCGGCTCCGCGGCCGGAGGGCGATCGTGGCCCTCGTTGGGTCGACGAGCAGGACGAGCGTGCCCAGGCGGCTCCCCGGAGGGAAAGCGAACAGGCCCCGGCGGGCGGTGGCCGCCAGGCGCCCACGGGCCAGTGGGCGACGGACGAGCGTGCCCAGGCCGGTCCCGGCCGTGCCGCGGCCGGTCGTTGGGCCGGGACTCCGGCCGCCGCCGTCCAGTCCGCTCCGGCGGCTTCATGGTCGGACGACGAGTCTGCCGATCGCCGTGCGGCAGCGGCCCGCCGAGCCGAGGACGAACCCGATTCGGCTGCGGACGGTCGCCGTGCCCGCTGGGCGGGAGCTGCCGTTCGCCGCGAAGCGAGCCGTCGGGGCGCCGTGGCCGAGCAGCCTGCGACGGCGCAGCCGGGCGGCGCCGAGTCGCCCGCGGAGCCCGCCGTGAGCTGGAAACCCGTGCAGGACAACGCTTCCGAGCCGTCAACCGCGGACTCGGCGGACCGGGTACCGTCGCGGCTGCAGCAGCTCTCGCAGCCCGATGCGTCCCCTGTGTCCCCCTTGGCTGCGGAAACGCCGACCGGACGGCATGGTGCCCCGGCGGATGACGAACCTGCCAACTCGACCTTGCCGGAGGCCGTGCGCAGCAACGCCTCCTCCGGGGCCGGCGGCCGCCGTCGTCGGGCGGAGGACGAGCCGGCGGCCGCTTCGGGTGGCCGTCGCCGTCGTCCGGAGGGGGAGCCGCCGGGCTGGCAGAGCCAGCGGCACGCCGAGGCGGCAGGACGCCGGGCCGCACCGGAATCCGCGCACAGCCAGCATTCCGCGCCGGAGACGGACGAGCCAGCGTCCGGTCGCCGCGCCGCGCCGCGGGCCGAAACGGGTTCGCACGCGTCCGGCCGTTCGGTCACCGAGCTGCTCGCGGCCAACGGCAAGGCGGAATCCACGCCCCGCCGCCGTCGCCGCGCAGAGGACTGA
- the folB gene encoding dihydroneopterin aldolase, whose amino-acid sequence MADRITLTGLRVFGRHGVFEHEKRDGQEFVVDVTAWLDLGPAAASDDLTETLHYGELAELAAGVVAGKPYDLIESVAGKIADEVLADHRLRAVEVTVHKPAAPIPLTFDDVAVTIRRER is encoded by the coding sequence ATGGCTGACCGGATCACGCTCACCGGGCTACGGGTGTTCGGCCGCCACGGCGTGTTCGAGCACGAGAAGCGGGACGGGCAGGAGTTCGTCGTGGACGTCACCGCGTGGCTCGACCTCGGCCCGGCCGCCGCTTCGGACGATCTCACCGAGACGCTGCACTACGGCGAGCTGGCCGAACTGGCCGCCGGGGTCGTCGCCGGGAAACCGTACGACCTGATCGAGAGCGTCGCGGGCAAGATCGCCGACGAGGTCCTCGCCGATCACCGGCTGCGCGCCGTGGAGGTCACCGTGCACAAACCGGCCGCCCCGATCCCCCTGACCTTCGACGACGTCGCGGTCACCATCCGGCGGGAACGATGA
- a CDS encoding ESX secretion-associated protein EspG: protein MHQEFFSPLAFDFLWESMELGELPYPLRIHSHGATQDERVSLRHRVDTELKARGLRDARGRAEPRLEDWLTLLARAPVSLDGLHIPQFEAHPVALLAAGDERTGVVAIQDADGIWLRETPSDGLVSTIVGLLPAGKRGSEASVTLPLDEALHTRPIRVPVAAGGGQEPQVKGRRPRRQSLSERATVDPRETYGLISGQPRLRGGQLAANSRSSLGARQRSRVLGWFDTSSGRYLSLSRAGSDGREWVTVSPADPQTLRTRLGEMVSSVADSTR, encoded by the coding sequence ATGCACCAGGAGTTCTTCTCGCCGCTGGCGTTCGACTTCCTGTGGGAGTCGATGGAGCTGGGCGAGCTGCCGTATCCCCTGCGGATCCACTCGCACGGCGCCACCCAGGACGAACGGGTCTCCCTGCGGCATCGGGTGGACACCGAGCTGAAGGCCCGCGGCCTGCGGGACGCGCGCGGCCGGGCGGAACCGCGGCTGGAGGACTGGCTCACGCTCCTCGCCCGTGCCCCGGTCTCCCTCGACGGCCTGCACATCCCGCAGTTCGAGGCGCATCCGGTCGCGCTGCTCGCGGCCGGGGACGAGCGCACCGGCGTGGTCGCCATCCAGGACGCGGACGGCATCTGGCTGCGCGAGACGCCGTCCGACGGGCTGGTCTCGACCATCGTGGGCCTGCTGCCCGCGGGCAAGCGCGGTAGCGAGGCCTCGGTCACCCTGCCGCTGGACGAGGCACTGCACACCCGGCCGATCCGGGTGCCGGTGGCCGCGGGCGGGGGGCAGGAGCCGCAGGTGAAGGGCCGCCGGCCGAGACGTCAGTCACTCAGCGAGCGCGCCACCGTCGATCCGCGGGAGACCTACGGGCTCATCTCCGGCCAGCCACGGCTGCGCGGCGGTCAGCTCGCGGCGAACAGCCGATCGTCGCTCGGTGCCCGGCAGCGGTCCCGGGTACTGGGCTGGTTCGACACCTCGTCCGGGCGATATCTGAGCCTGTCGCGGGCCGGTTCGGACGGCCGGGAGTGGGTCACGGTCTCGCCCGCGGACCCGCAGACACTGCGCACCAGGCTGGGTGAGATGGTCTCTTCCGTGGCGGACAGCACCCGCTGA
- a CDS encoding ESX secretion-associated protein EspG, translating to MPNAELLTPLEADFLWESAAVGELPYPLRIPSHGATMDERAALRLGTLGGLAERGVADRHGRPAPHVEDYFGMLASPDASLDTVQLLDPNGEPLLAVAARLGDQGLFAVQDQRGLHLQPCPADGLATAVVSLLPGSPRGSEKSITVPLEQLVGASGVDFMQRRGNQVDATGRASVDEDRKALARLHTQQRLRGGQIGANARNRLGGRSRSPVLSWFDTETGRYFTQASRGHDGRDWITIAPADAATLRHRLGEMLAGAADQAGAAAL from the coding sequence ATGCCGAACGCGGAGCTGCTCACGCCATTGGAGGCGGACTTCCTGTGGGAGTCCGCCGCGGTGGGTGAGCTGCCTTATCCGCTGCGCATCCCCTCGCACGGCGCGACGATGGACGAGCGTGCGGCGCTGCGCCTCGGCACGCTCGGCGGGCTCGCCGAGCGCGGCGTGGCCGATCGCCACGGCCGTCCGGCGCCACACGTCGAGGACTACTTCGGCATGCTCGCCTCGCCCGACGCGAGCCTGGACACCGTGCAGCTGCTCGACCCGAACGGCGAGCCGCTGCTCGCGGTCGCCGCCCGGCTCGGGGACCAGGGCCTGTTCGCGGTGCAGGATCAGCGCGGGCTGCACCTGCAGCCGTGCCCGGCCGACGGGCTGGCCACCGCCGTGGTCTCGCTGCTGCCGGGCAGCCCGCGAGGCAGCGAGAAGTCCATCACCGTGCCGCTGGAGCAGCTCGTCGGCGCATCCGGGGTGGACTTCATGCAGCGCCGGGGCAACCAGGTCGACGCGACCGGCCGGGCGAGTGTGGACGAGGACCGCAAGGCACTCGCGCGGCTGCACACCCAGCAGCGGCTGCGGGGCGGCCAGATCGGCGCGAACGCCCGCAACCGGCTCGGCGGGCGCAGCCGCTCGCCGGTGCTCAGCTGGTTCGACACCGAGACCGGCCGGTACTTCACGCAGGCCAGCCGCGGGCACGACGGCCGGGACTGGATCACCATCGCCCCGGCCGACGCCGCGACCCTGCGGCACCGGCTCGGCGAGATGCTCGCCGGCGCCGCCGACCAGGCGGGTGCCGCCGCGCTCTGA
- a CDS encoding MerR family transcriptional regulator, which yields MPATPVFTIGELSRRTGLPVKTIRFYSDEGLLPPTRRSGAGYRLYDVHALARLELVRTLRELGVGLPDVARALARETTVRDLAVHHVEALDEQIRRLRLRRAVLRAVVKRDSELEEVKLMNRLAQMSDEQRHRLVEEFWTEMEAGLDVDPEFYARMRAARPALPDDPSPQQLEAWIEFAELVQDPDFRALIRHLSERQAAARAAGEYEQPGQAQREHWFTWMTEARAALDAGDTPDSAVGRALATKVAADSARPDQNPQDPGFRHALAATFADGGDPRAERYWQLLAIINGWPAIPSSQEELRFLLAALRA from the coding sequence ATGCCTGCCACCCCGGTCTTCACCATCGGCGAGCTGTCCCGGCGCACCGGGTTGCCGGTGAAGACCATCCGGTTCTACTCCGACGAGGGCCTGCTCCCGCCGACCCGGCGCTCCGGCGCCGGTTACCGGCTCTACGACGTGCACGCGCTCGCCCGGCTGGAGCTGGTGCGGACGCTGCGCGAACTGGGCGTCGGCCTGCCCGACGTGGCCCGCGCGCTCGCGCGGGAGACGACGGTGCGCGACCTCGCCGTGCACCACGTCGAGGCGCTGGACGAGCAGATCCGGCGGCTACGGCTGCGCCGCGCGGTCCTGCGCGCGGTGGTGAAACGTGATTCCGAGCTGGAGGAAGTGAAACTGATGAACCGACTCGCACAGATGTCCGACGAACAGCGGCACCGGCTGGTCGAGGAATTCTGGACGGAAATGGAAGCGGGGCTGGACGTGGACCCCGAGTTCTACGCCCGGATGCGCGCGGCCAGACCCGCCCTGCCGGACGATCCGAGCCCGCAGCAGCTGGAAGCCTGGATCGAGTTCGCCGAACTCGTGCAGGATCCGGACTTCCGCGCGCTGATCCGGCACCTGAGCGAACGTCAGGCCGCCGCCCGCGCGGCCGGCGAGTACGAGCAGCCCGGCCAGGCCCAGCGAGAGCACTGGTTCACCTGGATGACTGAAGCTCGTGCCGCCCTCGATGCCGGTGATACCCCGGACTCCGCGGTCGGTCGCGCACTGGCCACGAAGGTCGCGGCCGACTCCGCCCGTCCAGACCAGAATCCGCAGGACCCGGGGTTCCGCCACGCCTTGGCCGCCACCTTCGCCGACGGCGGCGATCCCCGAGCCGAGCGATACTGGCAGCTACTGGCGATCATCAACGGCTGGCCGGCCATCCCGAGCAGCCAGGAGGAGCTGCGGTTCCTGCTGGCGGCGTTGCGGGCGTGA
- the folP gene encoding dihydropteroate synthase — translation MGVLNVTPDSFSDGGRYLDLDQALDHAREMWARGADLIDVGGESTRPGASRVDADVEAARILPVIRQLASEGIALSADTTRATVAEAALAAGAKVINDVSGGLADPDMARVAAETGAPWVLMHWRGHSRDMTSLAEYTDVVAEVRDELLSRVDDAIAAGVEQSAIVLDPGLGFAKRPEHDWALLHQLDSLLSLGFPVLVGASRKRFLGRLLSGKDGHPRPPGGREVATAAVSTLAAAAGAWGVRVHEVGASLDAVAVAAAWQRGRADG, via the coding sequence ATGGGCGTGCTCAACGTGACGCCGGATTCCTTCTCCGACGGCGGCCGTTACCTCGATCTGGACCAGGCGCTGGACCACGCGCGGGAGATGTGGGCGCGCGGTGCGGACCTGATCGACGTCGGGGGTGAGTCGACGCGGCCCGGTGCGTCCCGCGTCGATGCGGATGTCGAGGCTGCGCGGATACTTCCGGTGATCCGGCAGCTGGCTTCCGAGGGCATCGCGCTCTCGGCGGACACGACGCGGGCCACGGTCGCGGAGGCCGCGCTGGCGGCCGGTGCCAAGGTGATCAACGACGTCTCCGGTGGCCTTGCCGACCCGGACATGGCGCGGGTGGCTGCCGAGACGGGTGCCCCGTGGGTGCTCATGCACTGGCGCGGCCACAGCAGGGACATGACCTCGCTCGCCGAGTACACCGACGTCGTCGCCGAAGTGCGGGACGAGCTGCTGTCCCGAGTGGACGATGCCATCGCCGCGGGAGTCGAGCAGAGCGCTATCGTGCTCGATCCCGGGCTCGGCTTCGCGAAGCGCCCAGAACACGACTGGGCCCTGCTGCATCAGCTGGATTCCTTGCTGTCGCTGGGTTTTCCAGTGCTCGTCGGCGCTTCGCGGAAACGCTTCCTCGGTCGTCTGTTGTCCGGAAAGGATGGTCATCCGCGGCCGCCGGGCGGGCGCGAGGTGGCGACCGCCGCGGTGTCCACTTTGGCCGCTGCGGCCGGCGCCTGGGGCGTGCGGGTGCACGAGGTGGGCGCCTCACTCGACGCCGTGGCAGTAGCCGCGGCCTGGCAACGCGGGAGGGCCGATGGCTGA
- the folK gene encoding 2-amino-4-hydroxy-6-hydroxymethyldihydropteridine diphosphokinase has product MSRAVFSLGSNLDDRLACLRIAIEAVRPALVAVSSVYETKPWGVEDQPDFLNAVCVVDDPARDHWAWLCVAQSAEQSAGRIRELRWGPRTLDVDIVTVDGVSSADPELLLPHPGTPERASVLIPWLEIDPDAELPGHGRISGLLARLSPADREGVVRRPDLTLI; this is encoded by the coding sequence ATGAGCCGCGCCGTCTTCTCGCTGGGCTCGAACCTCGACGACCGGCTCGCCTGCCTGCGCATCGCGATCGAGGCCGTCCGCCCGGCGCTGGTCGCCGTGTCCAGCGTCTACGAAACGAAGCCATGGGGCGTGGAGGACCAGCCGGACTTCCTCAACGCGGTCTGCGTGGTCGACGACCCGGCCCGCGACCACTGGGCGTGGCTGTGCGTCGCCCAGTCCGCCGAGCAGTCCGCCGGCCGGATCCGCGAACTACGCTGGGGACCGCGCACGCTGGATGTCGACATAGTGACAGTGGACGGCGTCAGCTCGGCCGACCCGGAGCTGCTCCTGCCGCACCCCGGCACCCCGGAGCGAGCCAGCGTCCTGATCCCCTGGCTGGAAATCGACCCGGACGCCGAACTGCCCGGCCACGGCCGTATCTCCGGCCTGCTGGCCCGCCTTTCGCCTGCTGACCGCGAGGGCGTGGTCCGGCGGCCGGATCTGACTTTGATCTGA
- a CDS encoding DUF3180 domain-containing protein, producing the protein MHFTRPRDLVVAAIAGFVVVYLLFQFDYGNLPRLPLLAGVTFAVLAAAELVLSLSIRSRIRSGRVTGAVGIARSVALAKASSLAGAFLGGGWLAAFGYVFPRRDELAAAVADSRSAVVGVVSSALLVAAGLWLEHCCRTPPEKPERPTG; encoded by the coding sequence ATGCACTTCACCCGGCCCCGGGACCTGGTGGTGGCCGCAATCGCCGGGTTCGTCGTGGTCTACCTGCTCTTTCAGTTCGACTACGGGAACCTGCCCCGGCTGCCGCTGCTGGCCGGGGTCACCTTCGCGGTACTCGCCGCGGCCGAGCTGGTGCTGTCGTTGTCGATCCGGTCGCGGATCCGGTCCGGCCGGGTGACCGGCGCGGTCGGTATCGCCCGTTCGGTGGCGCTGGCGAAGGCCTCGTCGCTGGCCGGCGCGTTTCTGGGTGGTGGCTGGCTGGCCGCTTTCGGTTACGTTTTCCCACGCCGTGACGAACTCGCCGCCGCGGTCGCCGACAGTCGTTCGGCGGTGGTCGGCGTGGTGTCCTCGGCACTGCTCGTAGCTGCCGGTTTGTGGCTGGAACACTGCTGCCGGACCCCGCCGGAGAAACCGGAGCGACCGACCGGTTAA
- a CDS encoding PrsW family intramembrane metalloprotease, with amino-acid sequence MLLPVIGLIVAALCGLFLFGLATARVGWLAVAIGVLAALVPVGMVVAGFLWVDRWEPEPAKLLLLGFAWGACIATIVALLINSGAEAVGDLLLGGGRGSKFSALLSAPLVEEAAKGAFVLLIFWRRRDEFDGVVDGVVYAGFAAAGFAFTENIYYFGRAFADYGFGNGAHSGVLAAFILRGVLSPFTHPLFTVMTGIGFGVAARATQRWVRICAPLAGYVVGVCLHALWNSAATLGGSNAFLTVYFLVMVPLFIGVVYVIVLQRRREQKIVAAALPRMAAARWISPSEIQLLASLSGRRAWRRQARRESGRAAARAVAQYQASVSELAFLRRTRLRTDDDRRRQDELLHTLRVARADAVRLANRGHTQ; translated from the coding sequence GTGCTGCTGCCGGTGATCGGCCTGATCGTGGCCGCCTTGTGCGGCCTGTTCCTGTTCGGTCTCGCCACCGCGCGGGTCGGCTGGCTCGCGGTCGCGATCGGCGTGCTCGCCGCGCTGGTCCCGGTCGGGATGGTGGTCGCCGGGTTCCTCTGGGTCGACCGCTGGGAGCCCGAGCCCGCGAAGCTGCTGTTGCTTGGTTTCGCTTGGGGCGCCTGCATTGCCACGATCGTCGCGCTGCTCATCAACAGCGGTGCGGAAGCGGTCGGTGATCTGCTCCTCGGCGGTGGCCGTGGGAGCAAGTTCAGCGCGCTGCTGTCCGCGCCGCTGGTGGAAGAAGCCGCGAAGGGCGCCTTCGTACTGTTGATCTTCTGGCGGCGCCGCGACGAATTCGACGGCGTGGTCGACGGAGTCGTCTACGCCGGCTTCGCCGCGGCCGGATTCGCGTTCACCGAGAACATCTACTACTTCGGCCGCGCGTTCGCCGACTACGGTTTCGGCAACGGCGCGCACTCCGGCGTCCTGGCCGCGTTCATCCTGCGCGGCGTGCTCTCGCCGTTCACACATCCGCTGTTCACTGTGATGACCGGCATCGGCTTCGGCGTGGCCGCGCGTGCCACGCAACGGTGGGTACGGATCTGCGCGCCGCTGGCCGGTTATGTCGTCGGCGTCTGCTTGCATGCGTTGTGGAACAGCGCGGCCACGCTCGGTGGTTCCAATGCGTTTCTCACGGTGTATTTCCTGGTGATGGTGCCGCTGTTCATCGGCGTCGTCTACGTGATCGTGCTGCAGCGAAGACGGGAGCAGAAGATCGTCGCCGCCGCGCTGCCCCGGATGGCGGCGGCTCGCTGGATTTCGCCGTCGGAGATCCAGCTGCTGGCGAGCCTGTCCGGGCGGCGGGCTTGGCGACGGCAGGCTCGCCGCGAGTCCGGACGGGCCGCGGCGCGCGCGGTCGCGCAGTACCAGGCGAGCGTCAGCGAACTCGCCTTCCTCCGGCGTACCCGGCTCCGCACCGACGACGACCGTCGCCGCCAGGACGAGCTGCTGCACACGCTACGGGTGGCTCGCGCGGATGCGGTGCGATTGGCCAACCGCGGCCACACCCAGTGA